Proteins encoded within one genomic window of Actinoplanes octamycinicus:
- a CDS encoding FHA domain-containing protein, whose translation MATLICPIHGPQSGGGSLCSQPGCMEFLQPEPTCPEPGCGNPLNPDGTCPLHSLTMAAEADVYAPATTRESILFQLEFPFGPVAVGGDELRIGRAEELGRIADALKDYDKVSRQHAIVWVESGDLYVRDLGSTNGTFVNDRKVEHGDRRQLHDGDELRFSSTVRVRVRRAGA comes from the coding sequence ATGGCGACCCTGATCTGCCCGATCCACGGCCCGCAGAGCGGCGGCGGCTCGCTCTGCTCGCAACCCGGCTGCATGGAGTTCCTGCAGCCGGAGCCGACCTGCCCGGAGCCCGGCTGCGGGAACCCGCTCAACCCGGACGGCACCTGCCCGCTGCACAGCCTGACGATGGCGGCCGAGGCCGACGTCTACGCGCCGGCGACCACCCGGGAGAGCATCCTCTTCCAGCTCGAGTTCCCGTTCGGCCCGGTGGCGGTCGGCGGCGACGAGCTGCGCATCGGCCGGGCCGAGGAACTGGGCCGGATCGCCGACGCGCTGAAGGACTACGACAAGGTGTCCCGCCAGCACGCGATCGTCTGGGTGGAGAGCGGCGACCTCTACGTCCGCGATCTCGGCTCGACCAACGGCACCTTCGTCAACGACCGCAAGGTGGAGCACGGCGACCGGCGCCAGTTGCACGACGGCGACGAGCTGCGGTTCTCCAGCACGGTCCGGGTCCGGGTCCGGCGGGCCGGGGCATGA
- a CDS encoding 4Fe-4S single cluster domain-containing protein has translation MRLRLARMHHPVTALGPGRRIGIWVQGCGIGCPGCVARDTWTAGPEHDIEVADVLAWCAERAAGTDGVTISGGEPSEQPEALAELLRGLRRIDPDWDLLCYTGVELDEFRRRCPDAVAEIDALITGPFRITEPTDLLWRGSANQRLIPCTPRGEQRYARWAGAVREHPELQLQVDDERVWLIGIPGRGDLARLQRVLRDQGIELEGVSWRP, from the coding sequence ATGAGGCTGCGGCTGGCTCGGATGCATCACCCGGTGACCGCCCTCGGTCCGGGCCGGCGGATCGGGATCTGGGTGCAGGGCTGCGGGATCGGCTGCCCCGGCTGCGTCGCCCGGGACACCTGGACCGCCGGGCCGGAGCACGACATCGAGGTGGCCGACGTGCTCGCCTGGTGCGCCGAACGGGCCGCCGGGACCGACGGGGTGACGATCAGCGGCGGCGAGCCGTCCGAGCAGCCGGAGGCGCTCGCCGAGCTGCTGCGCGGGCTGCGCCGGATCGACCCGGACTGGGACCTGCTCTGCTACACCGGGGTCGAGCTGGACGAGTTCCGGCGGCGCTGCCCGGACGCCGTCGCGGAGATCGACGCCCTGATCACCGGACCGTTCCGGATCACCGAGCCGACCGACCTGCTCTGGCGCGGCTCGGCCAACCAGCGGCTGATCCCGTGCACCCCGCGCGGCGAACAGCGCTACGCCCGCTGGGCCGGCGCCGTCCGCGAGCACCCCGAGCTGCAGCTGCAGGTCGACGACGAGCGGGTCTGGCTGATCGGCATCCCCGGCCGCGGTGACCTGGCCCGGCTGCAGCGCGTCCTGCGTGACCAGGGCATCGAACTGGAAGGCGTGTCATGGCGACCCTGA
- a CDS encoding AAA family ATPase, which produces MNPEHPTNPAWLREIDLALCAHPQILLTGNVRDLYRLPDPGFAGRVRFMGLVEALWSVAQPRGYGALLAYSTGVGVELISATPEGRTAAEQVLREADVEQRRPLHMAQVRDLITAVTDLDRRRAAGPPVALVLSDAARLFTGELLSPEERLFLATADRLAYRALPVGNGYNTVFWVLDREHDLPAWFATGNHTLRITGIPEPDLSARLATARDMAVKLPEMPEEESERQAVARRFAEASHGMRLRSMQDVVRLAAAAGIPGARIDDAVRAFRVGVPDNPWQSAGLRDRLRTAEKELGTRVLGQPDAVRRVLDILARSATGLSGAHTGNTSKPRGVLFFAGPTGVGKTELAKALAELLFGDENAYLRFDMSEFSAEHSEARLIGAPPGFIGHDAGGELTNGIRQQPFRVVLFDEIEKAHQRLLDKFLQILDDGRLTDGRGGTVYFTEALIVFTTNLGIVVPGEDNKPVENVTDEMELPEIEERVRQYIEVFFRHLIGRPELYNRVEQSIVVFDFLRPEAALEIADRTIGRVADAVRRNFGATLEFSDSAREELLQQATYNLRNGGRGIVATIESILLNPLARELFARPPVPGQALRVAAIEPQGQNYVLVME; this is translated from the coding sequence GTGAACCCGGAGCACCCCACCAACCCGGCCTGGCTGCGGGAGATCGACCTGGCGCTCTGCGCCCACCCGCAGATCCTGCTCACCGGCAACGTCCGCGACCTCTACCGGCTGCCCGACCCCGGATTCGCCGGCCGGGTCCGGTTCATGGGGCTGGTCGAGGCGCTGTGGAGCGTCGCCCAGCCGCGCGGCTACGGCGCCCTGCTCGCCTACTCGACCGGCGTCGGCGTCGAGCTGATCAGCGCCACCCCGGAGGGCCGGACCGCGGCCGAGCAGGTGCTCCGCGAGGCCGACGTGGAGCAGCGCCGCCCGCTGCACATGGCCCAGGTCCGCGACCTGATCACCGCGGTGACCGACCTGGACCGCCGGCGCGCCGCCGGGCCGCCGGTCGCCCTGGTGCTCAGCGACGCGGCCCGGCTGTTCACCGGCGAGCTGCTCTCCCCGGAGGAACGGCTCTTCCTGGCCACCGCCGACCGGCTCGCCTACCGGGCGCTGCCGGTCGGCAACGGCTACAACACCGTGTTCTGGGTGCTCGACCGGGAGCACGACCTGCCGGCCTGGTTCGCCACCGGCAACCACACCCTGCGGATCACCGGCATCCCGGAACCCGACCTGAGCGCCCGGCTGGCCACCGCCCGGGACATGGCGGTCAAGCTGCCCGAGATGCCCGAGGAGGAGAGCGAACGGCAGGCCGTCGCCCGCCGGTTCGCCGAGGCCAGCCACGGGATGCGGCTGCGCAGCATGCAGGACGTGGTGCGGCTGGCCGCGGCGGCCGGCATCCCGGGCGCCCGGATCGACGACGCGGTCCGCGCCTTCCGGGTCGGCGTGCCGGACAACCCGTGGCAGAGCGCCGGGCTGCGCGACCGGCTGCGCACCGCGGAGAAGGAACTCGGCACCCGGGTGCTCGGCCAGCCCGACGCGGTCCGCCGGGTGCTGGACATCCTGGCCCGCTCGGCCACCGGCCTGTCCGGCGCGCACACCGGCAACACCAGCAAGCCCCGCGGCGTGCTGTTCTTCGCCGGACCCACCGGCGTCGGCAAGACCGAGCTGGCCAAGGCCCTCGCGGAGCTGCTCTTCGGCGACGAGAACGCGTACCTGCGCTTCGACATGTCGGAGTTCTCCGCCGAGCACTCCGAGGCCCGGCTGATCGGCGCGCCGCCCGGCTTCATCGGCCACGACGCCGGCGGCGAGCTGACCAACGGGATCCGCCAGCAACCGTTCCGGGTGGTGCTCTTCGACGAGATCGAGAAGGCCCACCAGCGCCTGCTGGACAAGTTCCTGCAAATCCTCGACGACGGGCGGCTCACCGACGGGCGCGGCGGCACCGTCTACTTCACCGAGGCGCTCATCGTCTTCACCACCAACCTCGGCATCGTGGTGCCCGGCGAGGACAACAAGCCGGTGGAGAACGTCACCGACGAGATGGAGCTGCCGGAGATCGAGGAACGGGTCCGGCAGTACATCGAGGTCTTCTTCCGGCACCTGATCGGCCGGCCCGAGCTCTACAACCGGGTCGAGCAGAGCATCGTGGTCTTCGACTTCCTGCGCCCGGAGGCCGCGCTGGAGATCGCCGACCGGACCATCGGGCGGGTCGCCGACGCGGTCCGGCGCAACTTCGGCGCCACCCTGGAGTTCAGCGACAGCGCCCGGGAGGAACTGCTCCAGCAGGCCACCTACAACCTGCGCAACGGCGGGCGCGGGATCGTCGCGACCATCGAGAGCATCCTGCTCAACCCGCTGGCCCGGGAGCTGTTCGCCCGGCCGCCGGTGCCCGGCCAGGCGCTGCGGGTGGCGGCGATCGAGCCGCAGGGGCAGAACTATGTGCTGGTGATGGAGTGA
- a CDS encoding serine/threonine-protein kinase, with amino-acid sequence MSDYTTRREDTTPGPAATTREGAARTTREGAARTTREGAAQTTREGAAGPAPTTRESPEGRPPTEDSGGLPAAIFARYRPEADLATGGEAHLVMLVRDRETGEQRVAKVYPTAVRPDTALLDALRTADARHVVRVIDWGEETGAFGREMSWEVLEYAPAGSLAALARDHGGALPPDQVREVLRQVTDALAYLHGELRHGAAAGIAHRDIKPENILLRSRHPVDLVLCDFGLVAELRATRRTTGRAGTPAYQAPETWWQKSQKPEQDWWSLGVVIVELLTGRNPNSGVGGHAVNERAVFEHIATYGVDLDGITDPDWRLLCQGLLTRAPEERWGATEVRAWLAGERPAVHDAPITEPAPVAAPPVAPFEVAGRLCRTPEEVGAALSENWAAGLALFQNRAQQLDLSDWMRENFPATNLPENLMRTKVTHRTDAAARLTRLISWVAPEMPPVYEQRRADAPGLALLAQSAAAGDPTATGLLQALNVGLLRALARHRCRTHPQCAGDQPGCAVLTAAADRLDQVTAAVQERINDLAVRLALTDPSTGGYGPARRPEVDQALPAATAIAFRLLVDPDHRERLPAELRRQKTPGKVGWWAELRDEARGPDHRQLAAGAVATALIPVATAESAAAKAQRAQAKQEERNERAARAGMAPGGGGTALRNGWRDVVNLLLAVLLAYLTTFLGAAVSKLEAYDLVPGKAPLYLLNITDVQTMVALPVLVVLGCLLIRPADPPAALRRARWFCWLFAIALAIVLTVADGEYRILVRFPIVLRSAFHDPLQAVNGNFAAIFPYAMLGAGILALWIGRRMVNRGWQTEAGDGGAVARRIRTVLILAVVALYLVQPLWVWQQVAVPFLPSPTEVWWQW; translated from the coding sequence ATGAGCGACTACACCACCCGGCGTGAGGACACCACGCCGGGACCGGCCGCCACCACGCGGGAGGGCGCGGCGCGGACCACCCGGGAGGGGGCCGCGCGGACCACCCGGGAGGGCGCGGCACAGACCACCCGGGAGGGGGCGGCGGGGCCCGCGCCGACGACCCGGGAGAGTCCGGAGGGCCGCCCGCCGACCGAGGACTCCGGTGGGCTGCCCGCCGCGATCTTCGCCCGCTACCGCCCGGAGGCCGACCTGGCCACCGGCGGGGAGGCGCACCTGGTGATGCTGGTCCGCGACCGGGAGACCGGCGAGCAGCGGGTCGCCAAGGTCTACCCGACCGCGGTCCGGCCGGACACCGCCCTGCTCGACGCGCTGCGCACCGCCGACGCCCGGCACGTGGTCCGGGTGATCGACTGGGGCGAGGAGACCGGCGCCTTCGGCCGCGAGATGAGCTGGGAGGTGCTCGAGTACGCCCCGGCCGGCTCGCTCGCCGCGCTGGCCCGCGACCACGGCGGCGCGCTCCCGCCGGACCAGGTCCGGGAGGTGCTCCGCCAGGTCACCGACGCGCTCGCCTACCTGCACGGCGAGCTGCGGCACGGCGCCGCCGCCGGGATCGCGCACCGCGACATCAAGCCGGAGAACATCCTGCTCCGCAGCCGTCACCCGGTCGACCTGGTGCTCTGCGACTTCGGCCTGGTCGCCGAGCTGCGCGCCACCCGGCGCACCACCGGCCGGGCCGGCACCCCGGCCTACCAGGCCCCGGAGACCTGGTGGCAGAAGAGCCAGAAGCCGGAACAGGACTGGTGGTCGCTCGGCGTGGTGATCGTCGAGCTGCTCACCGGGCGCAACCCGAACAGCGGCGTCGGCGGGCACGCGGTCAACGAGCGGGCGGTCTTCGAGCACATCGCCACCTACGGCGTCGACCTGGACGGGATCACCGACCCGGACTGGCGGCTGCTCTGCCAGGGCCTGCTCACCCGGGCGCCGGAGGAACGCTGGGGTGCCACCGAGGTGCGCGCCTGGCTGGCCGGCGAACGCCCGGCGGTGCACGACGCGCCGATCACCGAGCCGGCGCCGGTGGCCGCCCCGCCGGTCGCGCCGTTCGAGGTGGCCGGCCGGCTCTGCCGCACCCCGGAGGAGGTCGGCGCCGCGCTCTCCGAGAACTGGGCGGCCGGCCTCGCCCTCTTCCAGAACCGGGCCCAGCAGCTCGACCTCTCCGACTGGATGCGGGAGAACTTCCCGGCGACCAACCTGCCGGAGAACCTGATGCGCACCAAGGTCACCCACCGCACCGACGCGGCCGCCCGGCTCACCCGGCTGATCTCCTGGGTCGCCCCGGAGATGCCGCCGGTCTACGAGCAGCGCCGCGCCGACGCGCCCGGCCTGGCCCTGCTGGCCCAGTCCGCGGCGGCCGGCGACCCGACCGCGACCGGCCTGCTCCAGGCGCTGAACGTCGGCCTGCTGCGGGCGCTGGCCCGGCACCGCTGCCGCACCCACCCGCAGTGCGCCGGCGACCAGCCCGGCTGCGCGGTGCTCACCGCGGCCGCCGACCGGCTCGACCAGGTCACCGCCGCGGTCCAGGAACGGATCAACGACCTGGCGGTCCGGCTCGCGCTCACCGACCCGTCCACCGGCGGGTACGGCCCGGCCCGCCGGCCCGAGGTGGACCAGGCGCTGCCGGCCGCCACCGCGATCGCGTTCCGCCTGCTGGTCGACCCGGACCACCGCGAGCGCCTGCCCGCCGAGCTGCGCCGGCAGAAGACGCCCGGCAAGGTCGGCTGGTGGGCCGAGCTGCGCGACGAGGCCCGCGGCCCGGACCACCGGCAGCTGGCCGCCGGCGCGGTGGCGACCGCGCTGATCCCGGTGGCCACCGCCGAGTCGGCCGCCGCCAAGGCCCAGCGCGCCCAGGCCAAGCAGGAGGAACGCAACGAGCGGGCGGCCCGCGCCGGGATGGCGCCGGGCGGCGGCGGGACCGCGCTGCGCAACGGCTGGCGGGACGTGGTCAACCTGCTGCTCGCCGTGCTGCTCGCCTACCTGACCACCTTCCTCGGCGCCGCGGTCAGCAAGCTGGAGGCGTACGACCTGGTCCCCGGCAAGGCCCCGCTCTACCTGCTCAACATCACCGACGTGCAGACCATGGTGGCGCTGCCGGTGCTGGTCGTGCTCGGCTGCCTGCTGATCCGGCCGGCCGACCCGCCGGCCGCGCTGCGCCGGGCCCGCTGGTTCTGCTGGCTGTTCGCGATCGCGCTGGCCATCGTGCTGACCGTCGCGGACGGCGAGTACCGGATCCTGGTCCGGTTCCCGATCGTGCTGCGCAGCGCCTTCCACGACCCGCTGCAGGCGGTGAACGGCAACTTCGCGGCGATCTTCCCGTACGCCATGCTCGGCGCCGGGATCCTCGCGCTCTGGATCGGCCGGCGGATGGTGAACCGCGGCTGGCAGACCGAGGCCGGCGACGGCGGCGCCGTGGCCCGCCGGATCCGGACCGTGCTGATCCTCGCGGTCGTGGCGCTCTACCTGGTCCAGCCGCTCTGGGTGTGGCAGCAGGTCGCGGTGCCGTTCCTGCCGTCCCCGACCGAGGTGTGGTGGCAGTGGTGA
- a CDS encoding vWA domain-containing protein yields MTVLAATRRLIAYAGILILILMTPAPAAAEPAPTPLPEVLRALRTDNLPADYVVLLDVSSSMQPTGGPDLYTRAQRALRPLLDALDPVDRLHLFAFADRPDPKFTAAIGDAGAGVLGRLPARAEGGRTDIGAAIEAALDTIDLPDATDPATVVLLTDGKQDAPATSKYAGDLDAAITRLRAQAAGVERRRPVRALGIPLTGQTDVALLDRVFDDTVLMDLPPEQVGDYLGKVGARVAVAKAAALVARDKPAITLTPDQTRLSVRDEPVTVTVQVRNQAAKVPLTVTLRAAADGVSLPVEVLTGETTIAPGAEQAMRVRVGPASETGFWIGGERSTSGTLGIEATVGSPWRDVIVQDLGGRFAPPPARAALPVQAVATGFSPWYLVFLVLAVAVVAGLAWRARRNHWRPMGGGYLTVTEQGSGSYRQLLSGRKVAIPSSHGSGTAPKGTGTVRAFRQKKQVGAGTELVLRIDWKRAGRRHKVICRPRQTKPLTDGTTFTYQP; encoded by the coding sequence ATGACCGTGCTGGCCGCCACGCGACGGCTGATCGCGTACGCCGGAATCCTGATCCTGATCCTGATGACGCCCGCGCCGGCCGCCGCCGAACCGGCGCCCACGCCGCTCCCCGAGGTGCTGCGCGCGCTGCGCACCGACAACCTGCCGGCCGACTACGTGGTGCTGCTGGACGTCTCCTCGTCCATGCAGCCGACCGGCGGCCCGGATCTCTACACCCGCGCCCAGCGGGCACTCCGCCCGCTGCTCGACGCCCTGGACCCGGTCGACCGGCTACACCTGTTCGCCTTCGCCGACCGGCCGGACCCGAAGTTCACCGCCGCGATCGGCGACGCCGGCGCCGGTGTGCTGGGCCGGCTGCCGGCCCGGGCCGAGGGCGGGCGGACCGACATCGGCGCGGCGATCGAGGCGGCCCTGGACACCATCGACCTGCCGGACGCGACCGACCCGGCGACCGTCGTGCTGCTGACCGACGGCAAGCAGGACGCGCCGGCCACCTCGAAGTACGCCGGCGACCTGGACGCCGCGATCACCCGGCTGCGCGCTCAGGCCGCCGGGGTGGAGCGGCGCCGCCCGGTCCGCGCGCTGGGCATCCCGCTGACCGGGCAGACCGACGTGGCGCTGCTGGACCGGGTCTTCGACGACACCGTGCTGATGGATCTGCCGCCCGAGCAGGTCGGCGACTACCTGGGCAAGGTCGGCGCCCGGGTGGCGGTGGCCAAGGCCGCCGCGCTGGTCGCCCGGGACAAACCGGCGATCACCCTGACCCCGGATCAAACCCGCCTTTCGGTACGCGACGAGCCCGTCACGGTCACCGTCCAGGTCCGCAACCAGGCCGCCAAGGTCCCGCTGACGGTGACCCTGCGGGCGGCCGCCGACGGCGTGTCCCTGCCGGTCGAGGTGCTCACCGGGGAGACCACCATCGCGCCCGGCGCCGAACAGGCCATGCGGGTGCGCGTCGGCCCGGCGAGCGAGACCGGCTTCTGGATCGGCGGCGAGCGCTCCACCTCGGGCACCCTGGGCATCGAGGCCACGGTCGGCTCACCCTGGCGCGACGTGATCGTGCAGGACCTGGGCGGGAGGTTCGCCCCGCCGCCGGCCCGGGCGGCGCTCCCGGTCCAGGCCGTCGCGACCGGCTTCTCGCCGTGGTACCTCGTCTTCCTGGTCCTCGCCGTGGCGGTGGTGGCCGGGCTGGCCTGGCGGGCCCGCCGCAACCACTGGCGGCCGATGGGCGGGGGCTACCTGACCGTCACCGAGCAGGGTTCCGGCTCCTACCGGCAGTTGCTCTCCGGCCGCAAGGTCGCCATCCCGTCGTCGCACGGCTCCGGGACGGCGCCGAAGGGCACCGGCACGGTCCGCGCCTTCCGGCAGAAGAAGCAGGTCGGCGCCGGCACCGAGCTGGTCTTGCGGATCGACTGGAAGCGGGCCGGCCGGCGCCACAAGGTCATCTGCCGGCCGCGGCAGACCAAGCCGCTCACCGACGGCACCACCTTCACCTACCAACCCTGA
- a CDS encoding tubulin-like doman-containing protein — protein MLPALVIGLGGTGSAAAAHLKARLATEQRWQDLDRDASAPARGDSRPYDWPILLRALDVDRRNRPRVDGLSLDADVEDLYLNGSIGGMIDKIRQGRETAEAFYPTVVPWFGPEDARRIRDDEALDFLSEGAGQIRSFGRLSFFADVLGSAPVTKRLEDALDQLTRVHADVTPNIYIITSTAGGTGAGILLDVLATLQRMRQAHGADFSVTLFCVLSGAFRKRLDGPQRQRSEANGYALLRELDRLMHVGREHPADFRWAPRDAHQMTAAPVQYTYFIDGRRSRSAARRLEGFGPETVSPVAVADAVYAHLLPTVGAAFSSYRVNARQYRQGATDLYSTFGVYMIEYAWEPVIRGLVSRAALEVLQQLPAKAARSLGDDVSQFLLGSMDIPDADGALPPPVLQELDSEPAREGLLGPTVSWLQSRDGGVPYPEAPNLLLPFEDITSFRTDHRGQVVIDRTQETVRAFWGDRDVPLALKTRQQWHPVAGHHEKLIDQDWAVALRGAVARVMSRRDGGPRTGLAFLDLIRDRLEMYRARVENAPRQDPAHLKAARDYAEEKAREDRGFRRGRHQLDYLGAEYALLLAHIQADCHERTLRMLDRMAQEVNAVRGETDRWRATVDDAAQALAQQIEDVRKERRDAEKFPLRHVVPQVDDRDTEQWLYERSVSSLDTVAEAMAWRVTTGPGGRPGLVLAGARPAPPVDQVIDALAARARPIFAPLRRLSVFELLERGGRTADDIGKELKDGADWLVDYDTDEHLRLVNQSPDDDDPHQKMHYAFAALPAAAMPGARLSRELWEYLGQQQVDLNNIVPSAESADRPVTDKIMLFASWHSLRLAAFDGFNDLRRSYEDRRAVPPSPHVIAEEKNAALLEAKSEDLVGVGVLARPLPRLTGDNLLLCRDFDLLTAAAVALANERLAPMFPPGDSEQVLGWQTRSHRGEPGQELGDEARLGRLLKHLMTAGTKLAEIRRAAVLAAAEEAVRDLDWEYGTQRFYGLPPAYRIDPALWQLLTVAAYVFIDKQK, from the coding sequence GTGCTTCCCGCACTGGTGATCGGGCTCGGCGGCACCGGGAGCGCCGCCGCGGCCCACTTGAAGGCCCGGCTCGCGACCGAGCAGCGCTGGCAGGACCTGGACCGGGACGCGTCCGCCCCGGCCCGCGGCGACAGCCGTCCCTACGACTGGCCGATCCTGCTGCGCGCGCTGGACGTGGACCGGCGCAACCGGCCCCGGGTGGACGGCCTGAGCCTCGACGCGGACGTGGAGGACCTCTATCTGAACGGCTCGATCGGCGGCATGATCGACAAGATCCGGCAGGGCCGGGAGACCGCCGAGGCGTTCTACCCGACCGTGGTGCCGTGGTTCGGCCCGGAGGACGCCCGCCGGATCCGCGACGACGAGGCGCTCGACTTCCTCAGCGAGGGGGCCGGGCAGATCCGCTCGTTCGGCCGGCTGTCGTTCTTCGCCGACGTGCTCGGCTCGGCCCCGGTCACCAAGCGCCTGGAGGACGCGCTCGACCAGCTCACCCGGGTGCACGCGGACGTCACGCCGAACATCTACATCATCACCTCGACGGCCGGCGGCACCGGCGCCGGCATCCTGCTCGACGTGCTGGCCACCCTGCAGCGGATGCGCCAGGCGCACGGCGCGGACTTCTCGGTCACCCTGTTCTGCGTGCTCTCCGGCGCGTTCCGCAAGCGGCTGGACGGGCCGCAGCGGCAGCGCAGCGAGGCCAACGGCTACGCCCTGCTGCGCGAGCTGGACCGGCTGATGCACGTGGGCCGGGAGCATCCGGCCGACTTCCGCTGGGCGCCGCGCGACGCGCACCAGATGACCGCCGCGCCGGTGCAGTACACCTACTTCATCGACGGCCGGCGGTCCCGCTCGGCGGCCCGGCGGCTGGAGGGCTTCGGCCCGGAGACGGTCTCCCCGGTCGCCGTCGCCGACGCCGTCTACGCCCACCTGCTGCCCACCGTCGGCGCCGCGTTCAGCAGCTACCGGGTCAACGCCCGGCAGTACCGGCAGGGCGCCACCGACCTGTACTCGACGTTCGGCGTCTACATGATCGAGTACGCCTGGGAGCCGGTGATCCGCGGCCTGGTCAGCCGGGCCGCGCTGGAGGTGCTGCAGCAGCTGCCGGCCAAGGCGGCCCGCTCGCTCGGCGACGACGTCAGCCAGTTCCTGCTCGGCTCGATGGACATCCCGGACGCCGACGGGGCGCTGCCGCCGCCGGTGCTGCAGGAGCTGGACAGCGAGCCGGCCCGGGAGGGGCTGCTCGGGCCGACGGTCAGCTGGCTGCAGTCGCGCGACGGCGGCGTGCCGTACCCGGAGGCGCCGAACCTGCTGCTGCCGTTCGAGGACATCACCTCGTTCCGCACCGACCACCGCGGGCAGGTGGTGATCGACCGGACCCAGGAGACGGTGCGGGCGTTCTGGGGCGACCGGGACGTGCCGCTGGCCCTGAAGACCCGGCAGCAGTGGCACCCGGTCGCCGGGCACCACGAGAAGCTGATCGACCAGGACTGGGCGGTGGCGCTGCGCGGCGCGGTGGCCCGGGTGATGTCCCGGCGCGACGGCGGCCCGCGGACCGGCCTGGCCTTCCTCGACCTGATCCGGGACCGGCTGGAGATGTACCGGGCCCGGGTGGAGAACGCGCCCCGGCAGGACCCGGCGCACCTCAAGGCGGCCCGCGACTACGCCGAGGAGAAGGCCCGCGAGGACCGCGGCTTCCGGCGCGGCCGGCACCAGCTCGACTACCTGGGCGCCGAGTACGCCCTGCTGCTCGCCCACATCCAGGCCGACTGCCACGAGCGCACGCTGCGGATGCTGGACCGGATGGCGCAGGAGGTGAACGCGGTCCGGGGCGAGACCGACCGGTGGCGGGCGACCGTGGACGACGCGGCGCAGGCCCTGGCCCAGCAGATCGAGGACGTCCGCAAGGAGCGCCGGGACGCCGAGAAGTTCCCGCTGCGCCATGTGGTCCCGCAGGTCGACGACCGGGACACCGAGCAGTGGCTCTACGAGCGGTCGGTCAGCTCGCTGGACACCGTCGCCGAGGCGATGGCCTGGCGGGTGACGACCGGCCCCGGCGGCCGGCCCGGCCTGGTCCTGGCCGGCGCGCGGCCGGCGCCGCCGGTCGACCAGGTGATCGACGCGCTGGCCGCGCGGGCCCGGCCGATCTTCGCGCCGCTGCGCCGGCTGTCCGTCTTCGAGCTGCTGGAACGCGGCGGGCGGACCGCCGACGACATCGGCAAGGAACTCAAGGACGGCGCCGACTGGCTGGTCGACTACGACACCGACGAGCACCTGCGGCTGGTCAACCAGTCGCCGGACGACGACGACCCGCACCAGAAGATGCACTACGCGTTCGCCGCGCTGCCCGCGGCCGCGATGCCCGGCGCGCGACTGAGCCGGGAACTCTGGGAGTACCTGGGCCAGCAGCAGGTCGACCTGAACAACATCGTGCCGTCCGCGGAGTCCGCGGACCGGCCGGTCACCGACAAGATCATGCTGTTCGCGTCCTGGCACTCGCTGCGGCTGGCCGCCTTCGACGGCTTCAACGACCTGCGCCGCTCCTACGAGGACCGGCGCGCGGTCCCGCCGTCGCCGCACGTGATCGCCGAGGAGAAGAACGCCGCCCTGCTCGAAGCCAAGTCCGAGGACCTGGTCGGGGTCGGCGTGCTGGCCCGGCCGCTGCCCCGACTGACCGGCGACAACCTGCTGCTGTGCCGCGACTTCGACCTGCTCACCGCGGCCGCGGTGGCGCTGGCCAACGAACGGCTCGCCCCGATGTTCCCGCCCGGCGACTCGGAACAGGTGCTCGGCTGGCAGACCCGCTCGCACCGCGGCGAGCCGGGCCAGGAACTGGGCGACGAGGCCCGGCTCGGCCGGCTGCTGAAGCACCTGATGACCGCCGGCACCAAGCTCGCCGAGATCCGCCGGGCCGCGGTCCTCGCCGCCGCCGAGGAGGCGGTCCGCGACCTGGACTGGGAGTACGGGACGCAGCGCTTCTACGGCCTGCCGCCGGCGTACCGGATCGATCCGGCGCTGTGGCAGCTGCTGACCGTGGCCGCCTACGTGTTCATCGACAAGCAGAAGTGA
- a CDS encoding DUF2238 domain-containing protein, whose protein sequence is MITPSAAPRRREPAVLLAVGLVALVVSAIGATSLGTWFLEVFAALVGAVVLVLTYRRFPLTPLAYRLILAHALVLMIGGHWTYAEVPAGDWVRDVLGLARNPYDRFGHFMQGFVPAVVAREILLRRTPLRPGRWLSALVICVVMAVSATWELFEWLAAVVGGSSADDFLGTQGDVWDTQWDMFMAGVGASVSLLLLSRVHDRQLRELRPAATRAAPV, encoded by the coding sequence GTGATCACACCCTCCGCGGCGCCGCGACGCCGTGAGCCCGCCGTCCTGCTGGCCGTGGGCCTGGTCGCCCTGGTGGTCTCGGCGATCGGCGCCACGTCGCTGGGCACCTGGTTCCTGGAGGTGTTCGCGGCGCTGGTCGGGGCGGTGGTCCTGGTGCTCACCTACCGCAGGTTTCCGCTCACCCCGCTGGCCTATCGGTTGATCCTGGCCCACGCGCTGGTCCTGATGATCGGCGGCCACTGGACCTACGCCGAGGTGCCGGCCGGTGACTGGGTGCGCGACGTGCTCGGCCTGGCCCGCAACCCGTACGACCGGTTCGGCCACTTCATGCAGGGCTTCGTGCCGGCCGTCGTGGCCCGGGAGATCCTGCTGCGCCGGACGCCGTTGCGGCCCGGCCGCTGGCTCAGCGCGCTGGTGATCTGCGTGGTGATGGCGGTCAGCGCCACCTGGGAGCTGTTCGAGTGGCTGGCCGCGGTGGTCGGTGGCTCCTCGGCGGACGACTTCCTGGGCACCCAGGGCGACGTCTGGGACACCCAGTGGGACATGTTCATGGCCGGCGTCGGCGCGAGCGTCAGCCTGCTGCTGCTCAGCCGGGTGCACGACCGGCAGCTGCGCGAGCTGCGTCCCGCGGCGACCCGGGCGGCGCCGGTCTGA